One genomic window of Candidatus Pseudobacter hemicellulosilyticus includes the following:
- a CDS encoding GH92 family glycosyl hydrolase yields the protein MRNLLFFIGSMIPAGLLAQATPENDPSQYVKPIIGTQRMGHVYPGATVPFGMVQLSPDTDTIPYEMNGRYNGDVYKYCAGYQYDDKTIVGFSHTHFSGTGHSDLGDFLVMPTVGPLKLNPGEAAKPRSGFRSAFSHERETAEAGYYKVQLDDYNIKAELTATNRVGFHQYTFPKSDQSHIILDLMYGIYNYEDKNAWTVLRVENDTLITGYRITNGWARTRTVYFAMAFSKPFYQYGCQNFSKKQAYRGFWGKFDQTKNFPDQAGKQLRAYFDFKTEEGEAIKIKFALSSVSTEGALLNLRTEAPGWDFNQVREQARDQWNKELSRISITAKNREDKENFYTSMYHAFLSPITYMDVDGKYRGLDQNIHQAKDFTNYTIFSLWDTYRALHPFFNLVQPKRNADMVQSMLAHYDQSVLKLLPVWSHYANENWCMIGYHSVSVIADAVMKGNAPFDVNKALDACVASARHRSYDGLGYYMDMGYVPDDKNGSSVSKTLEYAYDDWAIAQMARKLGREDLYKEFSVRASYYKNVYDPSIGFMRPRLSDGSFKKEFDVLSTHNQGFIEGNAWNYSLYVPHHPDTLIALMGGKKKFVAHLDSLFTMELPDKYFAETEDITRDGIIGNYVHGNEPSHHVPYLYNWTDQPWKTQERVRMILKKQFHPNPDGLGGNDDCGQMSAWYIFTALGFYPVAPGSTEYAIGSPAVDGATLSLENGKTFTVEVLNQGDKNVYVQKLLLNGQPLKGWSISHEDILRGGKLTFTMGPKPKK from the coding sequence ATGAGAAATCTACTATTTTTCATTGGCTCTATGATCCCTGCCGGGCTGCTGGCCCAGGCAACGCCCGAGAATGATCCGTCCCAGTACGTTAAACCCATTATTGGCACCCAGCGTATGGGCCACGTATATCCAGGCGCCACCGTGCCCTTCGGTATGGTGCAGCTCAGCCCGGATACCGATACCATCCCTTATGAGATGAACGGGCGTTACAACGGAGATGTGTACAAATACTGCGCAGGGTATCAGTATGATGATAAAACGATCGTGGGCTTCAGTCATACCCATTTCAGCGGCACCGGTCACTCCGACCTCGGAGATTTCCTGGTGATGCCAACAGTGGGTCCCCTGAAACTGAATCCCGGCGAAGCAGCCAAACCGCGCAGTGGTTTCCGTTCGGCGTTCTCGCACGAACGGGAAACCGCTGAAGCCGGTTACTACAAAGTGCAGCTGGATGATTACAATATCAAGGCTGAACTGACTGCCACCAACAGGGTGGGCTTTCACCAGTACACTTTCCCTAAGTCGGACCAGTCCCATATCATCCTGGACCTCATGTATGGCATCTACAACTATGAGGACAAGAATGCCTGGACCGTATTAAGGGTAGAGAATGACACCCTGATCACCGGCTACCGGATCACCAATGGCTGGGCCAGGACCCGCACGGTCTATTTTGCCATGGCCTTCTCCAAACCCTTTTACCAGTACGGCTGCCAGAACTTTTCCAAGAAACAGGCCTACCGCGGTTTCTGGGGCAAGTTTGACCAGACCAAAAATTTCCCTGACCAGGCCGGCAAACAGCTGAGGGCTTACTTCGACTTCAAGACAGAAGAAGGGGAGGCCATCAAGATCAAGTTTGCACTGTCTTCCGTCAGCACGGAGGGCGCCCTGCTCAACCTGCGCACAGAAGCGCCGGGCTGGGATTTCAACCAGGTGCGGGAACAGGCCCGGGATCAGTGGAACAAAGAGCTGAGCCGGATCAGCATCACCGCCAAGAACCGGGAAGACAAGGAGAATTTCTATACGTCTATGTACCATGCGTTCCTGTCGCCCATCACCTATATGGATGTGGACGGCAAATACCGTGGACTGGACCAGAATATCCACCAGGCCAAAGACTTTACCAACTATACCATTTTCTCCCTCTGGGATACCTACAGGGCCCTGCATCCTTTCTTCAACCTGGTACAGCCCAAACGCAATGCCGATATGGTGCAGAGCATGCTGGCGCATTATGACCAGAGCGTGCTGAAGCTGCTGCCGGTATGGTCCCATTATGCCAATGAGAACTGGTGTATGATCGGTTACCATAGCGTGTCGGTGATTGCCGATGCCGTCATGAAAGGCAATGCGCCCTTTGACGTCAACAAGGCGCTGGATGCCTGTGTGGCTTCCGCCCGCCACCGCAGCTATGACGGGCTGGGGTATTATATGGATATGGGCTATGTGCCGGACGATAAGAACGGCTCCTCGGTATCCAAGACCCTGGAATATGCGTATGACGACTGGGCCATTGCCCAGATGGCGCGCAAACTGGGCCGGGAAGACCTGTACAAGGAGTTCAGCGTCCGGGCCAGCTATTACAAAAATGTTTACGATCCCAGCATCGGCTTCATGCGTCCCCGCCTGAGCGACGGCAGCTTCAAAAAAGAATTTGACGTACTCAGCACCCATAACCAGGGATTCATTGAAGGCAATGCCTGGAACTATAGTCTCTATGTACCGCATCATCCTGATACCCTGATCGCTTTGATGGGTGGGAAGAAGAAATTTGTGGCGCACCTGGATTCCCTGTTCACCATGGAGCTGCCCGACAAGTATTTTGCCGAAACAGAAGACATTACCCGCGATGGGATCATTGGCAACTATGTGCATGGCAACGAACCTTCACACCACGTGCCTTACCTGTACAACTGGACGGACCAGCCCTGGAAGACCCAGGAAAGGGTCCGGATGATCCTGAAAAAGCAGTTCCATCCCAATCCCGATGGGCTGGGGGGCAATGACGACTGTGGCCAGATGAGCGCCTGGTATATATTCACGGCCCTGGGATTCTATCCCGTGGCGCCGGGCAGTACGGAGTATGCTATCGGCAGCCCTGCTGTTGATGGTGCTACGCTGAGCCTGGAAAATGGGAAGACCTTCACCGTGGAGGTCCTGAACCAGGGGGACAAGAATGTGTATGTCCAGAAGCTGCTGCTCAATGGTCAGCCTTTGAAAGGCTGGTCTATCAGCCATGAGGATATCCTCCGGGGCGGCAAGCTGACCTTTACCATGGGACCGAAGCCGAAAAAATAA
- a CDS encoding GH92 family glycosyl hydrolase, protein MKKNFALLLLLAVFQQINAQQVTSVTDPVEWINPLMGTDSKPSLSNGNTYPAIAVPWGMNFWIPQTGQMGDGWAYTYAADKIRGFKQTHQPSPWMNDHGQFSIMPITGKAEFDQNKRASWFSHKAEVSKPYYYSVYLADHDVTTEIAPTERAAQFRFTYPERDSSFLVVDAFDKGSSVTIVPSENKIVGYTTRNSGGVPKNFKNYFVIYLDKPFTVTYTWENKALVQGGTSTTSDHAGAIVGFSTRKGEKVNVKVASSYISVEQAELNLKRELAADNFEATKRKAKEAWNKQLNKILVSGGTIEQVRTFYSCMYRTLQFPQKFYEYDSKGDVVHYSPYNGEVLPGRMFAGTGFWDTFRALYPFLNLLYPGINTEMQEGLANDYKESGWLPEWSSPGLRSVMIGNNSASVVADAYLKGLRGYDINTLYEALLHGANNEGPMPAVGRKGVKYYNDLGYVPYDVKINENAARTLEYAYDDFTIYQLGKALGRPKEETDLYLKRSQNYRNLFDPETKLMRGKNENGQFQAPFNPFKWGDAFTEGNSWHYSWSVFHDIEGLKKLMGGNDMFVAMLDSVFSMPPVFDDSYYGGTIHEIREMQIMNMGQYAHGNQPIQHMIYLYNFAGQPWKTQYWVRQAMEKLYKPTPDGYCGDEDNGQTSAWYVFSSMGFYPVCPGTSQYVLGTPLFKKMTLKLDNGKTLQINAPNNSDVNQYVQSVKRNGVVETKNFVDHFDLMKGGVLEFQMGANPNKGRGATSAAYPFSLSK, encoded by the coding sequence ATGAAAAAAAACTTCGCCCTTCTTCTCCTGCTTGCTGTATTCCAGCAAATCAATGCCCAGCAGGTGACTTCCGTAACCGATCCCGTAGAATGGATCAACCCTTTAATGGGTACTGACTCCAAACCCAGTCTGTCCAACGGTAACACCTATCCCGCTATTGCAGTTCCCTGGGGGATGAACTTCTGGATACCGCAGACCGGCCAGATGGGCGACGGATGGGCATATACTTATGCCGCCGACAAGATCCGTGGTTTTAAACAAACCCACCAGCCTTCCCCCTGGATGAACGACCATGGTCAGTTCTCTATCATGCCCATCACAGGCAAGGCTGAGTTTGACCAGAACAAGCGCGCCAGCTGGTTCTCTCACAAAGCGGAAGTATCCAAACCTTATTACTACAGCGTATACCTGGCTGATCACGATGTAACTACCGAGATCGCCCCCACAGAAAGGGCCGCCCAGTTCCGCTTCACTTACCCGGAAAGGGATAGTTCCTTCCTGGTAGTGGACGCGTTCGACAAAGGCTCTTCTGTCACCATCGTCCCTTCCGAGAACAAGATCGTAGGTTACACTACCCGCAATAGCGGTGGTGTTCCCAAGAACTTCAAGAACTATTTTGTTATCTATCTCGATAAGCCTTTCACGGTGACCTATACCTGGGAAAACAAAGCCCTGGTACAAGGCGGCACCAGCACCACCAGTGACCATGCCGGTGCTATTGTTGGTTTCAGTACCCGGAAAGGAGAGAAGGTGAACGTGAAAGTTGCCTCCTCCTATATCAGTGTTGAGCAGGCTGAACTGAACCTGAAACGCGAACTGGCTGCTGATAATTTTGAAGCTACCAAACGCAAGGCGAAGGAAGCCTGGAACAAACAGCTGAACAAGATCCTGGTCAGCGGCGGCACCATTGAACAGGTCCGTACTTTCTATTCCTGCATGTACCGCACCCTGCAGTTCCCGCAGAAATTCTATGAGTATGACAGCAAAGGTGATGTTGTTCACTACAGCCCCTACAATGGCGAGGTACTGCCCGGCCGCATGTTTGCCGGTACTGGTTTCTGGGACACTTTCCGTGCCCTGTATCCTTTCCTGAACCTGCTGTATCCTGGTATCAATACCGAAATGCAGGAAGGTCTGGCCAACGATTACAAAGAAAGCGGCTGGCTGCCTGAATGGTCCAGCCCCGGTCTGCGCAGTGTAATGATCGGCAACAACTCTGCCTCTGTTGTAGCTGACGCCTACCTGAAAGGTCTGCGTGGTTATGATATCAATACCCTTTACGAAGCCCTGCTGCATGGCGCCAACAATGAAGGGCCGATGCCGGCTGTGGGTCGTAAAGGCGTGAAATACTATAATGACCTGGGTTATGTTCCCTATGATGTAAAGATCAATGAGAACGCCGCCCGCACCCTGGAATATGCCTATGATGATTTCACTATCTACCAGTTAGGCAAGGCCCTGGGGCGTCCCAAGGAAGAAACTGATCTCTACCTCAAACGCAGCCAGAACTACCGTAACCTGTTTGATCCCGAGACCAAACTGATGCGTGGCAAGAATGAGAATGGTCAGTTCCAGGCGCCTTTCAATCCCTTCAAATGGGGTGATGCATTCACAGAAGGCAACAGCTGGCACTACAGCTGGAGCGTATTCCACGATATTGAAGGCCTGAAAAAACTGATGGGTGGCAATGATATGTTTGTGGCTATGCTGGATTCCGTATTCTCGATGCCTCCCGTATTTGACGACAGCTACTACGGTGGCACCATCCACGAGATCCGCGAAATGCAGATCATGAATATGGGTCAGTATGCACACGGCAACCAGCCCATCCAGCATATGATCTACCTGTACAACTTTGCCGGTCAGCCCTGGAAAACCCAGTACTGGGTCCGCCAGGCTATGGAGAAACTGTACAAACCCACACCCGATGGCTATTGCGGTGATGAGGACAATGGCCAGACATCAGCCTGGTATGTGTTCTCCAGCATGGGCTTCTACCCGGTATGTCCCGGCACCAGCCAGTATGTATTAGGTACCCCGCTGTTCAAAAAGATGACACTGAAACTGGACAATGGCAAGACCCTCCAGATCAATGCACCCAACAACAGCGATGTTAACCAGTATGTACAATCGGTTAAACGCAATGGCGTGGTGGAAACAAAGAACTTTGTTGACCACTTTGACCTGATGAAAGGTGGCGTACTGGAATTCCAGATGGGCGCTAACCCTAACAAGGGCCGTGGTGCAACTTCCGCAGCATATCCTTTTTCACTCAGTAAATAA
- a CDS encoding RagB/SusD family nutrient uptake outer membrane protein, producing MKLTIQRTIYLLATMVLLTTAGCNKFLEEQDPSNLSTDIYYTLSEHAEAGIAAAYAQQRFISAGAGIFVQNYSMLEAVTGTAKTETGQNSDLNNLFGMVHNGDNLLIRNWWNGLFNVIAQTNLVLDRVPPINPMDEALKKKVLGEARFLRAWAYFYLVQLWGDVPLTLTPVLDGNHPDFYPPRTGTEAVYTQIIADLQEAENAGLSWTDPSGRASLGAVKSLLAKVYLAMAGFPLQKGASHYALAAAKANEVIGSSQFSLFQSYSDLHKVSMENRGEHIFEIQYLASVANANGFQQTMLPNFKNVSAFNDEIGSTVPAPEFYNSYEPGDRRTLDRVGLFYTHYYDGGNGALKDLSAPYIYKHFDSLAHGTSGVAGTNQSDLNWPQLLYSDILLVYAEASNEAVAGGPDAVAYKALADIRSRAGLTTPGAGTFSQAGFREAVWKERWYELCYNGITWFDMVRLRKAWNMTTRSFDEFVGYNFPNDAATLEQKHLLFPIPTEEIRNNPNLRPQNPGY from the coding sequence ATGAAACTGACTATACAACGAACCATATACCTGCTGGCTACCATGGTCCTGCTGACCACTGCCGGTTGTAACAAGTTCCTGGAAGAGCAGGACCCCAGCAACCTTTCCACGGATATCTATTACACCTTGTCGGAACACGCCGAGGCCGGCATTGCAGCCGCCTATGCACAGCAACGCTTCATCAGCGCCGGCGCCGGCATCTTTGTGCAGAACTATTCCATGCTGGAAGCGGTGACCGGTACCGCCAAAACAGAGACTGGGCAGAACTCCGATCTCAATAATCTTTTCGGGATGGTACACAATGGCGATAACCTCCTGATCCGGAACTGGTGGAACGGCCTGTTCAATGTGATTGCACAGACCAACCTGGTGCTGGACCGGGTGCCGCCCATTAATCCCATGGATGAGGCCCTGAAGAAGAAAGTCCTGGGAGAAGCCCGCTTTCTCCGTGCCTGGGCCTATTTTTATTTAGTACAGTTATGGGGAGATGTGCCGCTGACACTGACGCCTGTCCTGGATGGCAACCACCCCGATTTTTACCCGCCCCGTACGGGAACAGAAGCGGTGTACACCCAGATCATCGCTGACCTGCAGGAAGCAGAGAATGCCGGCCTGTCCTGGACCGATCCTTCGGGCCGGGCGTCCCTGGGCGCTGTAAAATCTCTTTTGGCCAAAGTATACCTGGCCATGGCCGGTTTCCCCTTGCAGAAGGGCGCTTCGCATTATGCACTGGCGGCGGCCAAAGCCAATGAGGTGATCGGCAGCAGCCAGTTCTCCCTGTTCCAATCCTATTCGGACCTGCACAAGGTAAGTATGGAGAATAGGGGCGAGCATATCTTTGAGATCCAGTACCTGGCCAGTGTGGCCAATGCCAATGGCTTCCAGCAGACCATGCTGCCCAATTTCAAGAACGTGTCCGCCTTCAATGATGAGATAGGCAGTACGGTGCCGGCCCCTGAATTTTATAATTCCTATGAACCGGGCGACCGCCGCACACTGGACAGGGTAGGGCTCTTCTATACCCATTATTATGATGGGGGCAATGGCGCGCTGAAGGATCTGTCGGCCCCCTATATCTACAAGCATTTTGACTCCCTGGCCCATGGTACTTCCGGTGTGGCCGGTACCAACCAGAGCGATCTCAACTGGCCGCAGCTCCTGTATTCGGATATCCTGCTGGTCTATGCCGAAGCCAGCAATGAAGCGGTGGCCGGCGGACCCGATGCGGTGGCCTACAAGGCCCTTGCTGATATCCGTTCCCGAGCCGGGCTCACCACGCCAGGGGCCGGTACTTTCAGCCAGGCCGGTTTCCGGGAGGCGGTCTGGAAAGAACGCTGGTACGAACTCTGTTATAACGGCATCACCTGGTTTGATATGGTGCGGCTCCGCAAGGCCTGGAATATGACTACCCGCAGCTTCGATGAGTTTGTGGGTTATAATTTCCCGAACGATGCTGCAACACTGGAACAGAAACACCTGCTGTTCCCCATACCTACAGAAGAAATAAGAAATAATCCAAATCTGAGACCCCAGAATCCGGGGTACTAA
- a CDS encoding TonB-dependent receptor yields the protein MEKRRSNFVRIGLQTLLCLTLSIPLFSQSKTITGKVTDAADSRPLPGATVQVKGTQKMTSTDDNGNYSIEVLPGEAILVFSYTGAPSQERPIGNNAVINVSFTLSGNEMGEVIVIGYGTQRKSDLTGAVGSVKATQLQERAVASLNQALAGRIPGVWVNSNSGRPGGQTTVRIRGFSSINTTNNPLYVVDGVILPVGSQNNNSNAIDYINGSDIASVEVLKDASSTAIYGARGANGVILVSTKRGSATGPRVTYDGSLSVPTIGPNRVEMLDANEYLAVENLTYDNIKVYDPTGWATGAYASVVDPREKRKSLPRLFDANGNPLYNTDWYKEATQNKLSQNHQLGLVGGNKDNNYGIFLGYRDENGLLLNSYLKRYSARFVTDATMNDWLKVGGGLSYNNQEENIVDQGTGGLNSVRMITESFPFLPVKYSDGTWGDNNNYPGAEGGSNPVHILTDRKLILQTQNVLGYFFATLQLAKGLQFKSQVGANIVTRQVNEYNARSLFGISFDQRGTAVIGDNRETYWSSENFFTYDNQFGEDHAINAMAGLSWQETNIVNNASSAQNFSTDYFVNNNIGAGSLQQPSASGRARFTFNSYFGRINYSLKDRYLFTVTGRADGASKFGVNNKYSFFPSAAIAWRISEEGFLKGSNLISHMKLRSSYGLTGNSEISSYASLGTLSSSYAGIFNNTRVTGVGTGRLANNDLAWEKTQQADIGLEVGVLNNRISLELDVYYRKTTDMLLNAPVPASTGYLSITRNVGSMENKGLEIGLNTVNITGKDLTWTTNFGISFNKNKVLELATPADIFGVGGPNFTNQTNIIRKGEPVGSFWGLVRLGVWQESEREEAAKFSSYRAGKPILPGDIKYLDVNSDHIINDEDRMIIGNGNPDYWGSFSNTVKYKNFELILDLQFSAGNDILNMSHHSGEDRQGIANSFKSVLQAWTPDKGNSGAEIAAIRDTRAGYVTNVDTRWVEDGSFLRGRNLSLSYEFPAQRISNLKLAKLKVYGSVQNFFLVTDYSGNDPEVTTYGNAFSQGQTFFDYPKPTTFTLGVNVAF from the coding sequence ATGGAAAAGCGACGTTCCAACTTCGTAAGGATAGGTTTGCAGACATTGCTTTGTCTAACCCTATCCATCCCACTCTTCTCCCAGTCAAAGACCATTACCGGAAAAGTAACAGATGCCGCCGACAGCAGGCCACTGCCAGGCGCTACTGTCCAGGTCAAAGGCACCCAAAAGATGACCAGCACAGACGACAACGGCAACTACAGTATTGAAGTACTGCCCGGCGAGGCCATCCTGGTATTCAGCTATACCGGTGCGCCCAGCCAGGAAAGACCTATCGGCAACAACGCCGTTATCAATGTCAGCTTCACCCTCAGCGGCAACGAAATGGGGGAGGTGATTGTGATTGGCTATGGCACCCAGCGAAAATCTGATCTCACCGGCGCCGTAGGCTCCGTAAAAGCCACCCAGTTGCAGGAGCGTGCTGTAGCCTCCCTCAACCAGGCGCTGGCCGGCCGGATCCCGGGCGTATGGGTCAACTCCAACTCGGGCCGCCCCGGTGGACAGACCACCGTCCGCATCCGCGGTTTCAGCTCCATCAACACCACCAACAACCCGCTCTACGTAGTGGATGGGGTGATCCTGCCCGTAGGCTCCCAGAACAATAACAGCAATGCCATTGACTATATCAACGGCAGTGATATTGCTTCTGTGGAAGTGCTGAAAGACGCCAGCTCTACCGCTATCTACGGCGCCCGCGGCGCCAACGGCGTGATCCTGGTCTCCACCAAACGCGGCAGCGCCACCGGTCCGCGCGTTACCTATGATGGTAGCCTCAGCGTGCCCACTATTGGCCCTAACCGCGTAGAAATGCTGGACGCCAATGAATACCTGGCCGTGGAAAACCTGACCTATGATAATATCAAGGTCTATGACCCCACCGGCTGGGCTACCGGCGCTTATGCCTCTGTGGTAGACCCGCGCGAGAAACGAAAATCCCTGCCCCGGCTCTTTGATGCCAATGGTAACCCGCTCTATAATACCGACTGGTATAAGGAGGCTACCCAGAATAAGCTGTCGCAGAACCACCAGCTGGGCCTGGTAGGCGGCAACAAGGACAATAACTACGGGATCTTCCTCGGCTACCGAGATGAGAACGGCCTGCTGTTGAACAGTTACCTGAAACGTTACTCGGCCCGTTTTGTGACGGATGCCACTATGAACGACTGGCTCAAGGTCGGCGGCGGCCTGAGCTATAATAACCAGGAAGAAAATATCGTGGACCAGGGTACGGGCGGCCTCAACTCCGTGCGCATGATCACCGAATCCTTTCCCTTCCTGCCCGTGAAATACAGTGATGGCACCTGGGGCGATAACAATAACTACCCCGGTGCAGAAGGCGGTTCCAATCCTGTGCATATCCTGACGGACCGTAAGCTGATCCTGCAGACACAGAACGTGCTGGGTTATTTCTTTGCCACCCTGCAACTGGCCAAGGGCCTGCAGTTCAAAAGCCAGGTAGGCGCCAACATCGTTACCCGGCAGGTGAATGAATACAATGCCCGCAGCCTCTTTGGCATCTCCTTTGACCAGCGCGGTACTGCTGTTATCGGCGATAACCGGGAGACGTACTGGTCGTCCGAGAACTTCTTCACCTACGATAACCAGTTTGGCGAGGACCATGCCATCAATGCCATGGCCGGTCTGTCCTGGCAGGAAACCAATATTGTTAACAATGCCTCTTCCGCCCAGAACTTCTCTACCGATTATTTTGTGAACAACAATATCGGCGCCGGCAGCCTGCAACAGCCCAGTGCTTCCGGTCGCGCCCGCTTTACGTTCAATTCCTATTTCGGACGGATCAACTATTCACTCAAGGATCGCTACCTGTTTACCGTCACGGGACGGGCAGACGGCGCGTCCAAATTCGGGGTCAACAACAAGTACTCCTTCTTCCCATCTGCCGCTATCGCCTGGCGTATTTCAGAAGAAGGGTTCCTGAAAGGCAGCAACCTTATCTCCCATATGAAACTGCGGTCCAGCTATGGGCTGACCGGTAACTCGGAGATCAGCTCCTACGCTTCACTGGGTACTCTCAGCTCCAGCTACGCAGGTATCTTCAACAATACCCGCGTGACCGGGGTTGGTACCGGTCGCCTGGCCAATAACGACCTGGCATGGGAAAAGACCCAGCAGGCGGACATCGGCCTGGAAGTAGGGGTGCTGAACAACCGCATCAGCCTGGAACTGGATGTCTACTACCGGAAAACAACAGATATGCTGCTCAATGCGCCGGTACCAGCTTCAACCGGTTACCTGTCCATCACCAGGAACGTGGGCAGCATGGAGAACAAGGGCCTGGAAATTGGGTTGAACACGGTCAATATCACCGGCAAGGACCTGACCTGGACCACTAACTTTGGGATCTCCTTCAACAAAAACAAAGTGCTGGAACTGGCTACCCCTGCTGATATCTTCGGGGTAGGTGGTCCCAACTTCACCAACCAGACCAATATCATCCGGAAAGGGGAGCCCGTAGGCTCTTTCTGGGGCCTGGTGCGCCTCGGCGTATGGCAGGAATCAGAAAGGGAGGAAGCCGCTAAATTCAGCAGCTACCGCGCCGGCAAACCCATCCTGCCCGGGGATATCAAATACCTGGATGTGAATAGTGATCATATCATCAATGATGAAGACCGCATGATCATTGGCAACGGCAACCCTGATTACTGGGGCTCTTTCTCCAATACGGTCAAGTACAAAAATTTTGAGCTGATACTGGACCTGCAGTTCTCCGCAGGGAATGATATCCTGAACATGTCCCACCACTCCGGTGAGGATCGGCAGGGTATTGCCAACAGTTTCAAATCGGTGTTGCAGGCCTGGACGCCGGATAAAGGCAATTCAGGTGCTGAGATTGCGGCCATCCGGGATACCAGGGCCGGTTATGTGACCAACGTGGATACCCGCTGGGTGGAGGATGGCAGTTTCCTGCGGGGCCGCAACCTTAGCCTGTCCTATGAGTTCCCGGCCCAGCGTATCAGCAACCTGAAGCTGGCCAAACTCAAGGTATATGGATCGGTACAGAACTTTTTCCTGGTGACGGATTATTCCGGTAATGATCCGGAGGTAACCACCTACGGCAATGCTTTTTCGCAGGGGCAGACCTTCTTCGATTATCCCAAACCAACCACGTTCACCCTGGGTGTTAACGTGGCTTTCTGA
- a CDS encoding LacI family DNA-binding transcriptional regulator encodes MKKVSLKDIASITGASTSTVSFILNGKASQMRISEALKKKVLATAKKLGYQPNQVAVSLRTGQTKIIGLLVEDISNNFFSLLAKTIEDEAEIFGYRVVYCSTENNNTKGQELLRMLAQRQVDGFLITPTQGMQKDIELLADQQKPMVLMDRFFPNLDIAHVLVDNYDGVMKGMKHLLSKGFQRIGFITVNLPLHHMEQREAAYVDAIAGAGTGKQKRKKFILQLDYNLPKEKMIQQILTYMLEQELDAVFFATNYLGILGLECIRDAGLRIPDDLAMVCFDDHDIFRLYLPGITVIQQPVEEIGKKAVHLLMDQLGKSKTSSTKKQVQLAAKFVLRGSTVK; translated from the coding sequence ATGAAAAAAGTATCCCTCAAAGATATCGCCAGCATCACCGGCGCTTCCACCTCCACGGTGTCCTTCATCCTGAACGGTAAAGCCAGCCAGATGCGCATCAGCGAGGCCCTCAAGAAGAAAGTGCTGGCCACCGCCAAAAAGCTGGGCTACCAGCCTAACCAGGTGGCCGTCAGCCTGCGTACAGGTCAGACCAAGATCATCGGCCTGCTGGTAGAGGATATATCCAATAACTTTTTCTCCCTCCTGGCCAAGACCATCGAGGACGAGGCCGAAATTTTCGGCTACCGTGTGGTCTACTGCAGTACCGAGAACAATAACACCAAAGGCCAGGAACTGCTCCGTATGCTGGCCCAGCGCCAGGTGGACGGCTTCCTGATTACCCCCACCCAGGGCATGCAGAAGGATATTGAGCTGCTGGCCGACCAGCAGAAGCCCATGGTCCTCATGGACCGGTTCTTCCCCAACCTGGACATCGCCCATGTACTGGTAGATAACTATGACGGCGTGATGAAGGGCATGAAACACCTCCTGTCCAAAGGTTTCCAGCGCATCGGTTTTATTACGGTCAACCTGCCCCTCCACCATATGGAGCAACGGGAAGCAGCCTATGTTGACGCCATTGCCGGAGCCGGTACCGGTAAACAGAAAAGAAAGAAATTCATTCTCCAGCTCGACTATAACCTGCCCAAAGAAAAAATGATCCAGCAGATCCTTACCTATATGCTGGAACAGGAACTGGACGCCGTTTTCTTTGCCACCAACTACCTGGGCATCCTGGGCCTGGAATGTATCCGTGACGCCGGGCTGCGCATCCCGGACGACCTGGCCATGGTCTGCTTTGACGATCATGACATTTTCAGGTTATATCTTCCCGGTATAACGGTGATCCAGCAGCCAGTGGAAGAGATCGGCAAAAAAGCCGTTCACCTGCTCATGGATCAGCTGGGCAAAAGCAAGACCAGTTCCACAAAAAAACAGGTCCAGCTTGCAGCAAAGTTCGTGTTACGCGGGTCTACAGTGAAATAA
- the rplL gene encoding 50S ribosomal protein L7/L12 has product MADLKAFAEQLVNLTVKEVNELAKILKDEYGIEPAAAAVAVAGPAAAAPAAEEKTSFNVILKNGGANKLNVVKIVKDLTGLGLKEAKDLVDGAPKPVKEGVSKADAEGLAAKLKEAGADVEIQ; this is encoded by the coding sequence ATGGCAGATCTGAAAGCATTTGCAGAACAGCTGGTTAACCTGACTGTTAAAGAAGTAAACGAATTAGCTAAGATCCTGAAAGATGAGTACGGAATCGAGCCTGCTGCTGCTGCAGTAGCTGTTGCTGGTCCCGCTGCTGCCGCTCCCGCTGCAGAAGAAAAAACTTCTTTCAACGTGATCCTGAAAAACGGCGGCGCTAACAAGCTGAACGTTGTTAAGATCGTGAAAGACCTGACTGGTCTCGGTCTGAAAGAAGCTAAAGACCTGGTAGACGGCGCTCCCAAGCCTGTTAAAGAAGGTGTTAGCAAAGCCGACGCAGAAGGTCTGGCTGCTAAACTGAAAGAAGCAGGTGCTGACGTTGAAATTCAGTAA